The window TCGACGGACCGAATCGACCAGCACTGTCCAATCAGTGCATAAGCAGGTGATATGTTGTGGGATTCGTGGATACCGGTGCAACCGGTGGCTATCACGGACCGCTCGGCAGGGGTTTTTAGTCGTTCAGCACGACGCACAGAGTATGACACAGGAAACCACGGCCCTCGCTCATCCGACCGTCGTCCGGGTGTCAACGGACGGGCAGTCACAGCGCGGGGACCGGGTCCGCTCCGCGGCGCGGACAGCGGCGGGTTCGGTGCCGGTCGTCCGGACGGGACCGACAGGCATCACAGCGGCCACGCCGCTGGTGATGGTCACGAGTGGCGGACGGACAGCCTTCTACGGTGACCCGTCACCGTCGACCGTCCGCGAAGCGGTCACGGAGTTAGAAGACGGAACAGTACCGACAGCCGACGCGGACACCGTCGTCGAGCACGACCCGGAAACGGCGTCCATTCCCGTCCCGGAACACGGCCCGCTCTCGGTCGGCCGTCGCGACGTGCTGGGCCCCTGTGGCTGGATCGCGCCGCTGGAACCAGCCGACTGGTCGTTCGTCTCAACCGAGCCGACTGCCGATGTCACTGCGGGGGCCGAGCTGCTGGGGCGCGGCCGCGGGGACGCTGCCGCTGACAAACCGGTCGCTGATGCGTGGGAAACGGCCAGCTCGACCGACGGCGACCCGGTAGTCGTCTGTAACGCCAACAACGCCAGTGGTCTCCCGACGGGCGACGAAACGCTGCTGTCCGGGGCACCGATGGCAGTTCTGGACGGCATCGCGGCGGTGGCCGAGTACGTGGACGCCGAGGACGCCGTCGTCTACGTCAACGAGTCGGAGACGGCCTTGCAGGCGGACCTCCGGGAGGCAATCGACGCAGCCGCCGACACCCTGCCCGTCGTTCCACAACTGGTGGCCGGCCCGGACGAGTTCCGCGCCGGCGAACCGACGGCGGCACTCGAAGCGTTGGAAGGGGCCGACCGCATCGAACCGCGGCTCCAGCCGCCCTCGCCGGCCAAGCACGGCCTCTACGGCCGCCCGACAGTCATCCATACCCCGCGGACGTTCGCGCAGGTCCAGCGGGCCATCGCCGAGCCCGATAGTGTCGACGCCGACGCCGCGGACCCCGGAACCCGAATCGTCACTGTCGCCGGCGACGTTGCCGACCGGGCGACAGTCGAACTCGGGTCAAGCGCCAGCCTCTCGGCGGCCAGCGAGGGAGTCGAGATGGACGGTTCGTTCAAAATGGCCTGTGTCGGCGGCGTCCTCGGCGGCATCACTCGGAGCCTCGACGTCGCGCCGACCGCCCAGTCGCTTCGGGCTGCCGGTCTCGGAACCGACGGCGTCGTCGAACTGTTCGACACCGACCGCTGTGCCGTCGAGACGGTCGGCAAACGGGCCCGGTTCGCGTCGATGGAGAACAGCGGCCGCTGTGTCCCCGGTCGCGAGGGAACGAAGCAGCTCGCCGAACTGCTGCGCGAGATATATGACGGCTCGTTCGAAAGCGACAAGATACGCGAACTCGGCCGTGTGATGCGCCAGTCGAGCAACTGCCAGATCGGCGCGCACGCGCCGCGGCCGGTGACCACCGCCATCGACGAGTTCGAACCCGAGTTCCGCGCCCACACAGACGGCCACTGTCCCAGCGGCACCTGCACGGAGAAACTATGAGCACAGACAAGTCGATTCCACGAGTTCCCGACCTACACGACCCACAGCCTGAGACACCCGTCACCCGCGAGTTCGAGACCGGAACCGCCAACGACCCCGACGTGGGGACCGACGCGGACGAACCGACATCACTCACCGTCGACGGCGAGCCAGTCACTGTCGACCCGGGCTCGACCATCATCGACGCCTTACAGGACCTCGACGACGACATCGTCAGCGTCGACCCCGGCGCGGAGGGCGTCGAAGACGACGCCGACGTGCCGGCACTGTGTTACTACGACCGCGACGGGGACTGCAGCGACGAGGTCGGCCCGCGAAGCGAGTGTCGCACCTGCATGGTCGAGACCGAGCAACACGGTCTCGTCCCGTCGTGTTCGTTCCCTGCTGAAGACGGTCTCACCGTTTCAACGGACACTCCCGACGCCGAAGAAGCCCGCAGTGTCAACCTCGACCTCGTGCTGTCGAACCACAACCTCCGGTGTACCACCTGCAACGGCAACGGCCGCTGTGAACTGCAGGACGCCGCCATCAGCGAGGGCGTCGACCATCCCCGCTACGGTGTCTTCGACGAGCGCGACCAGTACGAACCCATCGACGACACCTCCTCGTTCATCCAGATTGACCGCAACAAGTGTATCCTCTGTAACCGCTGTGTGGACGCCTGCAACGACGTGCAAGTCGAGGGCGTCCTTCGCATCGAAGGCCACGGCGAGGACACCCGTATCGGCTTCCAGTCCGACGCCGAGACGATGCACGACTCGGAGTGTGTCTCCTGTGGCCACTGCGCGACGGTGTGTCCGACTGGCTCGCTCACCGAGAAGGGAATCGGCGGCCAAGCGACGCTTCCACTGCCGGGCTTCACTCAGCGAAACTCCATCGGGAAGGTCATCGAACACGAGGACGCCGAAACTATCGACGACACCACCGCCCCGAACCGCGGGTTCGAACCCGGCGACCCGAGAGCGGCGAAAGGGAAGAAAGGCCTCGCCAAGTTCGCGTCAGCGGCGAAACGCCGGGCCGGCGACATCGCCAAGGACTACGGTAAGAAGGCGTTCCTCGCCGGCGAACACACCGCCGAGAGCATCGCGGCGAACACAATGCCAGAGGGTCGACTGTTCGACATCGCCGACAAGGTCAGCGACTACCGCCTCTCGAAAATCGACACGGAAGAGACCACCTGCGGGTTCTGTGCTGTCGGCTGCCGGTTCGAGATGTGGGGCAAAGACGGCGACTCGCTCGGCGTCGTCCCAGTTGAGGACCCCGACGACGCGCCCGCGAACAACTTCTCGACCTGCGTGAAAGGGAAGTTCGGCCACGAGTTCGCCAACAGCAAACAGCGGGTCACCGAACCGATGGTCCGCAACGACGACGGGGAACTCGAACCCACAAGCTGGGACGAGGCACTCGACTACGTGGCCGAACGCTTCACCGAGATTCAGGACGAGCACGGCATCGACGCGCTGGGCTGTCTCGCCTCCTCGAAAGGGAGCAACGAGGAGGCTTACCTCGTCCAGAAGTTCGCCCGGCAGGTGCTGGGGACGAAGAACATCGACAACTGCGCCCGGCTCTGTCACTCCTCGACCGTCGCAGCGCTCCAGCAGACGCTCGGCTACGGCGCGATGACCAACCGCATCAACGAGGACATCGGGGAAGCCGACGCCTACCTCATCAGCGGTTCCAACACCACGGAATCGCATCCGGTGCTCGCCACGCGCATCAAGCAGAACGTCCGCGAGGGAGCCGACCTCGTCGTGTTCGACCCGCGGAAAATCGGCATCGCCGAGCACGCCGACCAGTACACCCGGACCAACCCCGGCTACGACGTGGCTTGGCTCAACGGCTTGATTCGGTACATCATCGAAAACGACCTCCACGACGAGGACTTCATCGATCGCAACACGAAGAACTTCGAGGAAGTCAGAGAGAAAGTCCAAGCGTTCACGCCCGAGAAGGTCGAGGAGCTGGCGGGCGTGTCGCCGGATGACCTCGCTTCGGCGGCCGAGACCCTCGCCGAAGCCGACAGCGTCGTGTTCGGCTGGGCGATGGGAATGACCCAGCAGAGCCACGGGACGGAGAACCTCATCGCGATGGCCGACCTCGCACTCGTCTTGGGTCAAGTCGGCAAGCCCGGCGCCGGCCTGTCGCCGTTCCGCGGCCAGAACAACGTCCAAGGCGGCGGTGGCGACATGGGAACCCTGCCCGGAAGTCTCCCGGGCTATCAGAACCCGGCAGACGACGAGGTCGGTGAGAAGTTCGCGGACGCCTGGGGCGAGCGGCCCCCCGAAGAGCCCGGCCTCAAAGTGCCGGAGATGCTCGCCGAGGCCCACGCGGGGAACCTCCGCGGGATGTACGTCGTCGGCGAGAACCCGGCGCTCTCCGAGCCCGACATCCAGCACGCTGCCGAGGCGCTGGCAGACATGGAGTTCCTCGTAGTGCAGGACATCTTCATGACCGAGACGGCAGACTACGCCGACGTGGTGCTGCCCGCTGCCACGTCGCCGGAGAAACACGGTACTTTCACGAACACCGAGCGGCGCATTCAGCGGGTCCGGCCCACGTCGGAGCCGCCGGGCGAGGCCCGCCAAGACTGGGAGATAACGCAAGCGCTGGCCCGGCGGCTGGGCTACGACTGGGACTACGATCACCCGCGGGAGGTCATGGACGAGATCAATTCCCTTGCGCCCATCTACGGCGGCGTCACGTACGACCGCCTCGAATCCGGTGACCAGCACGGCCTGCAGTGGCCTTGCTGGGACGAGGACCACGAGGGCACGCCGTACCTGTACGACTACGAGGACGGGAATTTCAATTTCGAGGACGGAAAGGCCCGCTTCGTCCCCGCCGACGGCGGCCACCCCGGCGAGATTCCGGACGAAGAGTACCCGCTGACGCTCACGTCCGGGCGCGTGCTGTATCACTGGCACACGGGCCAGATTACCCGCCGCGTCGAGGGGCTGATGAGCCACGTCGGCGAGAGCTTCGTCGAGGTGCATCCCGAGACGGCCGAGAAGCTCGGCATCGCCGATGAGGAGTACGTTCGGGTCGAGTCCCGACGGGGCGACATCGTCGTCAAGGCACAGGTCACGGACCGGGTCGGCCCGGGGACGCTGTTCATTCCGATGCACTTCGCCGCCGGTGCGGTCAACAAACTCACCGGCGAAACGTTCGACCCGACCGCCGGCATCCCCGAGTACAAAGTGTCGAGCGTCCGCGTGGAAGTGCTGGGCCCGGAAACGGACGAGACAGTACTGCGGACGCCCGACGCTGGTGGGAAACAGATCCGGAAGCGAGGCGCTGGCGACGACTGAGTTGGCCCGGATAGTTGGCCATGATTCCGCGTTCCGATTCGGTTCGAACCAAAGGTACCTCCTAATACCTCCGCGATGTAACTAAATAGAGATATATGAGCAGACGATTCTGCATTTCGATTTACTGTCAGTGAACTGTGTGCCCACCTTGTGCGTAAATGAATTCGAGATGGCGGAAATAGATAAGAAAACGCGATTTCTATCGGTATATTTAGCCCCCGTGGCTCAGTCCCGCGGTCCGACCGGCCGATCCGCGATTTCATCAAGAAGGTCGAGAAGCGACTCGGTCGCCAGTTCCAGCAGCGTCTCGCCGCGTTCGGCGCTTCCCTCGCGAGGGTCGCCGACGACGCCGTTCTCCGTGAACTCGTCGGAGTCAAACGCGAGGTTGACGCCGCTTTGCCACTCTCCCCAGCCGTCGCTGCCGCCGTCTGCGGCCTCGTCGAGTCGGTCCTCGTGGACTGTCTCTGGATTCGTCCGCTGGAGCACCGAGGTCTCAAGCGGCCCGCCATGGCCCATATCAGCGCTGTGGTCACCGACCGCGTTGAACCACGTAAACGGGACGGTAAAGGCCTCGTCGTGGCGGGTTATATTTCCGGATACTTCTCGCAGTGCGTCGATGTTGCCGCCGTGGCCGTTGACCAGTACCACGTGGTCCCAGCCGTGGCTCGCGAGGCTCCGGACGATGTCCCGGACGTAGGACCGGAACGTCGACTCGGAGGTCCACAGCGTGCCGGTAAACGCTCGATGTTCCTCGGCGACGCCAACGGGAACTGCCGGTGCGACGACAACGGGGTCGTCGTAGCGCTCGGCACCGCGTTCGGCGATAGCTTCGGCGTCGAGCGTGTCCGTCCCGAGCGGTGCGTGTGGGCCGTGTTGCTCCGTACTCCCGACGGGGAGAAGGGCCAGATTCGTCTCGACGTCCGCCATATCGGTCCACGTCTCCGTCTGCAGATCCATAGTGAAATCTCTGTACGGGACGGAATAAAGCCCGGTCTCTCCCCACCTGTTACGGTTGAGTGCTATGTGCCAACGAAATCGAATACGCACGGACGGCCCAGACCCATTCAAATGGGGAGCGACTGGTCAGTCCCCGGTCGAGGCGGAGATCGTCCGCTGTGACCAAATAAGCGGTGTCTCGTCAGAGTCTCCTAGCCGAACAGTGAGGGAGACCAGCGAGACGATGGCGGCGTACTCGATCACGCTGGCCACCAGATGTAGCTCGGACGGGATGCTCACCGAGACGATGATCGGCGGGTGGTTCATCGACGCATGGAACAGGGCGACGAGCCAGAGGTTGCCCGTCAGTGCATATACGCACCCGTAGGCGAGTCCCATCAGTGTCAGCCCGAGGAGTCTGACTGCAAGCGCGGACCCGACACCGTGCCCCGATGCGAGAAACCACCGCGGGAGGTGAAACAGGGCGAACAAGAGTGCGACGAGACCGATGCCAGACAGCGCTGCACGCCGAGTCGCACCACCGGCCAGCCTCGTGAATTTCTGCTGCAGGTACGTGCGAAAGAGGAGTTCTTCCGGGATCGCAGTGAACAGAAGCGAACTGAAAAGCGCCGCAAGATACAGCAGCGGGTGGGACGCAGTTCTCGACAGCGAGGCCTCGAACCCGGAGATGCCACCCATTGCGAGGGCGACCGCAACAAGGTTGTACAGCCCCCAGAACGCGGTGACCACCCCAATCACGGGTACCAGTGTGCGAACAGGCGGGAGCAGAGGGCGCAGTGAGCCGGTCTCGATTCTGAGCACACCAATCGTGAGTGCAACAAGGAAGACACCCCAGATCATTCCCAAGACGGGCGGCGGCGACGCGCCGGCGGAGATGGTCACCAGTCCGGAGAGCACGACAATCACCAAGAGGTACGTTACAACGGGAACCAGCGGCCCGCCGCTGAATCTCGGCAGGCCAATGTCAGGGCGCAACATCCAGTCGGAGTCCAATGGCGAGCCCAAAATTAGCTTCTATCTCGTATTCGGGATGAATCCGTCGACGACAAGTATCGAGTCATGGCAGTTGTTTACAACCCTCGTTGCTCGATGTTTAAAACCAGTTTTTAGTCTCTGATAGTTTTAGTATGCTCCCGGCCGACAGTTCAAACGCCGGCGACCGCCTGAGACGGTTCCCGGCTGCCAGCGCCCTCCCCGTGCGCCGCGGTTTCCACGAATCGGAATCCATCCCAGTCCGGTTGTCCACACGACAGCGGGTACAACCCGCCCTCCCCGTTGTCGAGTGCTCAGTTCACAGTGGGTCGGTGCTACTGTTGGACCCACATCACAGAGCAAAAGTACTCATGAAACGACGTGTACGTCGATTAGACTGTTGCGATGTAAATATGCCTGCGTCGAGATGCAGAGACGACGTGGTCTGCGATGTGTCTCACCGAGGAGTCGGACATCTCGGTACGGCACTCGATACCCGGGCAATGTTCGCTACGAGACCGACGCTCCACATCCCGGCGGTAGTATCGCGGAAGGTGGTCAGCAGTGCGTGATCGGACCGTATTGTTACTGGCCGTCGTCGCAATCGTCTCACTCACTGGTAGCATCGCGACGCTCGCAGTGACAGAGTCGGCAGACTCCCGCCTCGATCAGACCGATGACACATCAGTATCGGTGTCGGACGGAGCAACCGGCCGGTTCGCACGTCTCCACGCAGCCGGCGTCACAGGTTCAAACGTCTCGGTCGGCATCGTCGATCCGACCGGATTCGACACGGAGTCGAAAACGATTGCCGGGCAGGTCGCCGAAACGCGGGGCTTCGGTGTTGGGCCCGTACACAATACCCGCGAGACACACGGAACCGCGACGGCCGCCGTCGTGTCACGGACCGCACCGGACGCAGACCTGTATCTCGCCCGGGTCGACAGCGTCGACAGTTATCGACAGGCAGTTGAGTGGCTTGTTCGAGAGGACATCGACGTGATTGTCGCCCCCGTTTCCTTCTACGGGCAGCCGGGCGATGGAACCGGACCAGTCGCTCGGAGCGCGACACAAGCGACGGAGAGTGGCTCAGTGTTCGTTGCCCCAGCCGGTAATCTCGCGCAATCCCACTGGTCAGGACAGTACACATCCGAAGTCGTCCAGAATCGGACAGTCGCGTTTACCAGCGAGAGCCGAGAGAATTACATCCGGGGCGGGACCGAAATCACGGTCTGGCTCTCGTGGGACAGAGACCACGCGGGCGAGGAGTACACAGTCGAACTGTATCGGACGAACGGAACCGACGCCCGCCTCGTCGCCCGCTCACAGCCCTACCGCGGCGACGATGTGCCAAACGAGCGTATCGTTGCCGACGTCAGACCCGGCGACTACTACCTCGTCGTTCGAGGCCCAGCATCGCCGACTGGCGCACGACTCCGACTCGTGTCACCGACGCACGACCTCCAGCACACGACGACTCGGAACAGCATTGTCGCCCCGGGCACGGCCCGAGAAGTCATCACTGTCGGGGCATACAACAGCCGTGTCGACCAGCTCGAACCGTTCAGTTCACGAGGCCCGACAGTCGATAATCGGGTCGGCGTCGACATCGTGGCACCTGACAGACAGTTCGCCGACGCCGCACCAGACGGTTTCGTCGGCTCTTCGGCCGCAGTCCCATACGTCGGTGGCACCGCGGCCCTACTACTGGACGCAAACGATTCGCTGTCTCCCCACGAAACCGAACGCCTGCTGGAACGGACCACGAGAGACGTGGGACAGTCGGGGCTCGACAACGGGACCGGCCACGGGACGGTCAACCCGGTCCGTGCGGTCCGGACTGCACAGAACCGTACCGATGGTTAAATCTCGTTTTAACCCAGCCATAGGACTTTGAGGAACCCCGTAGCATGTATTCGACAGTGCCGCCATGTCGAGCCTCATCGAAACGATACAGGAGCGGACCGGGACAACAGACGAATCACCGCGGGTACTCGATGTTTCGGGGACTGAAACCGACGACGTGCTCGACGCGCTCGCGTCGGACACCAGTCGGTCGCTGTTCCGCACGCTCTACGACGAGCCGGGCACCCCGTCCGAGATAGCGGACCGGTGTGACACGTCGGTCCAGAACGTCCACTACCACGTCTCGAATCTCAAAGACGCAGAGCTTATCGAGCCGGTCGAAACGGTCTACTCCTCGAAAGGCAACGAGATGACCGTGTACGGTCCCGCCAGCGATCCGATCGTTCTAGTTGGCGACCATGACTTAGCGCCGCGCATCCAGCAATCGATGGCCAACGTTGTCTCGGGGCTGGGGCTGATCGGCTTTGCGAGTCTCTTCGTTCAATGGGGTGCAGAAAGACTAGCGGACTCACCCGCTGGCGGCGGGGTCTTGGCTCCAGCGAGTCCGCAGACAGGGCCGATCAGTGGAACCAGTACACTCGCGTGGTTCGTTTTCGAAGTCGTCGAGCCGGGCGTGTTGTTTTTCTGTCTCTGTCTCACCGTTCTGGGTATCGCTGCGTTGCTGGCCGATCAGTGACTCCGAATAAGTGAGGTCACAGGAGCGATACCGCTGCCGTGGATAACCTCTGCTCAAAAGAACATTGTTCACTGTCCCAGCACCAGACCTACAGTTGGAGGTGAGTCAGTGAGAGGTGGTGTCCGGATGAAAAATGCACCGCGAACAGTCTCGGTATCGTTTCAAAACCGATGGGTAGACGACTGTCACAGCCTCAGTTCATGATAGATCGCAAGCAGATCCCCACACCAGCGATAGCGAGGACGCCGCCGACGGCGAGAGCGCCAGCACCGATGCCGAAGTCACTGTTCTGTGACTGCTGTGTGGCTGGCGTTTCGCCGGTAACTGAATCGACACCATCTGAAGCCGCGTCCGCGGACGTGGTGTTGCTGTCGACAATGACTAGTGTTTCGATTGCATCGGGCTGACCAGCCGTTTCAGTCCCACGAAACAGCGACATGTCGTAGTTGGCCGCAGCGAGTTGCGAATCCAGCGCGACTTCCGAACCGGATTCGACTGCCACAGCGTCGGCATCCGCCGCAGTTTCGAGTGTGGGTTCGTCGTGTCCAGCTGCCGTGGTGTCAAACAGGAGAACGACACGGGAATCGCCGTTCCCGTCGCGAACGGTCGCATTGATCTCGTAGTTGGTGTCCGGGCTCCCGATAGAAACAGTGGCTGCGTCAGCAGTTGCGAGAACGATGGGAATCCGGCCAGTGTCGCCCTGTTTGATTTGGGACACCGTCTCCTCGAAACCGAAGTCATCCGTCTCCTCGACCTCGAACTCCTCGTTTGCCGTCCCGTTTGCTTCGATGACGAGGGTTCCAACAGTCGGCGTGCCATCCGTTGTCTGGCCGTCGAACAGACGGTAGGTGTACGCGGCAGGGGCAAGCGTCGAGGGGAGGTCCGGCTCTGGCGCAGTCACGCTCACGGAGTCACCGTCGTCCGCAACACTGAGTGTCTCCGAATCCATGCCGGCAGCCGCAGTGTCGAACAGAACCAGCACCTCACCGTCATTGTCGTCGTCACTGACGGTCGCGTTGATCTGGTAATTGACCGCCTCGCTACCGACGGACAGGGTTTTCTTCCCGCCGTCAGCCATCGACACCGGAATTTCAGCGGTCTCGCCCTGAGAGACGGTGACGACGTTTTCGTCGCTGTCAGCCTGTTTCGGGGTCTCTGTTTCCGGGACCGTATCAGTACAGTCGCCGTCACACTGGGCGATGGTCTCAGTCCGTTCAAACAGCGTGTCGCCGTCGACATGAGCAGACAGTTCATAGGACGTGTTCGCTGGCACGCTATCCAGATCGAACTGGGCGACGAATGTCCCATTGGGTTGCACGCTGACCTGACGTTGGTAAAGGAACGGGTTCGACGCATCGGCCGACTTGACCTGAACGGTCATCTCAGTTCCGGGTTCCAACGCGGTCTCTCCAGTGACCACCTGTTGTTCATCGGCGTGCAGCGGAAGGCTGTCCTCTGAGACCGTAGCTTGCTGCTCAGCGGCGGCCAGTCCCGGACCCGCCGCCGCTGCGGCGATAAGCACCGCGGCCAGTGCTACCGACCGAACGCTCACAGAATCACCTCCTGTGGAGCGGGTACCTGTGTGTACATTCGAGATCTATACTGCCGACAGTACCGTATCGCAGGTGGAGGGCAATTCGCTGGCATACGACTGGCAGTTAGGGTGGGAGTGAAAAACCGGCTCCGATAGCTTAAAACTACGTTGAACTCGCGATGCTGACTGGACCGAGGAGTCGGTGGGTCCGATATGACGTAACCGGTAGTATCTGTTAGGCCGTTTCGACGGAACACTGTGCCAGTTACCCACAGACGCAATCGTTTTCGGGGAAGAGACGGCAGAGCACAGAGAGTTAGGTGAGATGCAGTATTTTTATGGTAATTTCCGTATGAATGACTAGTATGCGAACGGTCCTCGCAAACCAGCTCTCCAACGTCCGGGTCGTGAGTACCGATGGCCGCGAAGTCGGCACACTGCAAAACATTACGCTCGATACAACTACAGGAGAACTTCAGACGATTGTCATCAACAGCGACGTTCCAGAGATATTCGGCGTTGAACGGGATCACGACGGCGACATTCGATTGCCGGCGTCCCTCATCGAATCGATGCGGGATCACCTGACCATTCAGCCGCCTGCAGAACAGAGTGTCGCAGATAGCGATACCGTGGACTCATAGGCAACCCGTCGGCTGTGCAAACGGGCCGGAACGAATGCAGTTGTTAGCTGTGTGTATTCAGTTGTCGGTGACTAACGGGGAGAGCGGCTACAGGACTTCAGGGTGGCTTGTGCGAGGGCAGACCGCTCCGTGCTGTAGTTCCAAAGACTGGTCACGACTCGCAACGCATGCCGACTGAACACCGATGAGGCAGGCGACTGGTCACCGTAACATCGCGTCGGCGTACTCACTCGCCGTCTGTCGGGCCGTTTCGAGTTCCCCGGTGTCGTCTAGCATCACGGCCCGGGTCCGGGCACCGTCGATGATCGTCAGCAACGAACGGGTAACGTGACCTGCATCGACATCGTTGAACACACCCTCGTCGATGCCGTGATTGATGACCGCCTTGAGCATATAGCGGATGTACTCATCGTTCTGGCGGAACCGGTCGCTGAACGCTTCCTTATACGGTGCTTGACTCCGCATCTCAAGCAGCGCAACCGAGAGATCTGGGTTTTCCTGAGGTTTAACGAGCAGTTCATCGAGCAAGAGGTCCAGTCGTGCTTCGGGGTCCGTTGTCTCGACGTCGTGAATCGAATCGACGAACCGCTCCAGCAGATAATCGAGAAAGGCCGCAAGAAGGTCGTCTTTCGTGTCGTAATAGTAGTGCACTGCAGCCGTCGATTTGCCGTACTCGTCTGCGATCCGTTGTATCGTGAGATCAGCGTACCCGTGCTCACGCAACGCCCGGTAGGTCGCTTGCATTATCTCCTCGGTCTGGTCCGAGAAGGAACGGTCCGATGGTCCAGCCATTGTGTACCGGTTCCTCCCATGGTTGGATAATCGTTGTGACCCGCATACTATTGCCCAAATGAATTATTAGTCAGTTAGTATCGCTGATACCCAAATGGTGCTAATAATCGTCCTGAATTCATATTTCGGACTCCAAAGCGTTTTTGACTAACCAGTTAGTAAGCATATCACAGCCGCTATGGATGACGATACAGCCACGGAAATTCTTGAGGCGACGTACCGCGCCCTCTGCCAGCACGGGTACGCCGCGCTCACGGTCAAAGACATCGCTGCTGAGGCAGACCGGAGCAAAGCG is drawn from Haloarcula sp. CBA1129 and contains these coding sequences:
- a CDS encoding BGTF surface domain-containing protein, which gives rise to MSVRSVALAAVLIAAAAAGPGLAAAEQQATVSEDSLPLHADEQQVVTGETALEPGTEMTVQVKSADASNPFLYQRQVSVQPNGTFVAQFDLDSVPANTSYELSAHVDGDTLFERTETIAQCDGDCTDTVPETETPKQADSDENVVTVSQGETAEIPVSMADGGKKTLSVGSEAVNYQINATVSDDDNDGEVLVLFDTAAAGMDSETLSVADDGDSVSVTAPEPDLPSTLAPAAYTYRLFDGQTTDGTPTVGTLVIEANGTANEEFEVEETDDFGFEETVSQIKQGDTGRIPIVLATADAATVSIGSPDTNYEINATVRDGNGDSRVVLLFDTTAAGHDEPTLETAADADAVAVESGSEVALDSQLAAANYDMSLFRGTETAGQPDAIETLVIVDSNTTSADAASDGVDSVTGETPATQQSQNSDFGIGAGALAVGGVLAIAGVGICLRSIMN
- a CDS encoding PRC-barrel domain-containing protein — protein: MRTVLANQLSNVRVVSTDGREVGTLQNITLDTTTGELQTIVINSDVPEIFGVERDHDGDIRLPASLIESMRDHLTIQPPAEQSVADSDTVDS
- a CDS encoding TetR/AcrR family transcriptional regulator, with product MAGPSDRSFSDQTEEIMQATYRALREHGYADLTIQRIADEYGKSTAAVHYYYDTKDDLLAAFLDYLLERFVDSIHDVETTDPEARLDLLLDELLVKPQENPDLSVALLEMRSQAPYKEAFSDRFRQNDEYIRYMLKAVINHGIDEGVFNDVDAGHVTRSLLTIIDGARTRAVMLDDTGELETARQTASEYADAMLR